In bacterium, a single window of DNA contains:
- the thiC gene encoding phosphomethylpyrimidine synthase ThiC: MKQARSGCLTPEMELVAAQEQVSPQTIMEGISRGVIAIPCNRIRPKSRLCGIGGGLRTKVNANIGTSKDRPDPDQEMEKLRAAIEAGADAVMDLSTGGDINLVRRKILQHSPLPIGTVPIYQATIESIEEFGAVVKMSEEKLFQVIEEQAADGVDFVTVHAGLTMEAVQRLKKQGRLMDIVSRGGAFLVSWMVHHQKENPLYEHFDRLLDLARRFDLVLSLGDGLRPGALTDATDRAQIQELLTLGELAERAWQADVQVMIEGPGHVPMDQIEANIVLQKRLCKNAPFYVLGPLVTDIACGYDHISSAIGAAIAARAGADFICYVTPSEHLRLPTPEDVRDGVIAARIAGHAADIARKIPGALEWDNQMSRARKSQDWETQIRLAIYPKTAERLRQASPPRENATCTMCGEFCAISVVKEFLKPSLP, encoded by the coding sequence ATGAAGCAGGCCCGATCCGGCTGCCTTACTCCGGAAATGGAGCTGGTAGCCGCACAGGAGCAGGTGTCGCCCCAGACCATTATGGAAGGCATCAGCCGGGGAGTTATCGCTATCCCCTGCAACCGCATCCGACCCAAATCCCGGCTCTGCGGAATCGGCGGCGGGCTTCGCACCAAAGTCAACGCCAACATCGGAACATCCAAAGACCGGCCCGACCCGGATCAGGAAATGGAAAAACTGCGCGCCGCGATTGAGGCCGGGGCTGATGCGGTCATGGATCTTTCCACGGGCGGTGATATCAATCTTGTGCGAAGAAAAATCCTGCAACACTCTCCCCTGCCCATTGGAACGGTGCCGATCTACCAGGCAACCATCGAATCCATTGAAGAGTTTGGGGCTGTAGTCAAGATGTCCGAAGAAAAGCTCTTTCAGGTCATCGAAGAGCAGGCCGCGGATGGGGTGGATTTTGTCACCGTTCATGCAGGGTTAACCATGGAAGCAGTGCAGCGGCTGAAAAAACAGGGAAGATTGATGGACATCGTCAGCCGGGGCGGTGCTTTTCTGGTTTCCTGGATGGTCCATCACCAGAAAGAAAACCCGCTATATGAGCATTTCGACCGTCTTCTTGATCTGGCCAGACGCTTCGATCTGGTCCTGAGCCTTGGCGACGGGCTCAGGCCGGGAGCCCTGACAGATGCTACGGACCGGGCACAGATCCAGGAGCTTTTAACCCTGGGGGAGCTTGCCGAGCGGGCCTGGCAGGCGGATGTCCAGGTAATGATCGAGGGGCCGGGGCATGTGCCCATGGATCAGATCGAGGCCAATATCGTCCTCCAGAAGCGGCTCTGCAAGAATGCGCCCTTTTATGTGCTGGGTCCTCTGGTGACCGATATCGCCTGCGGCTACGACCATATTTCTTCGGCTATCGGAGCAGCCATAGCAGCCCGTGCCGGGGCGGATTTCATCTGCTATGTCACTCCCTCGGAACACCTTCGGCTGCCGACCCCGGAAGATGTACGGGATGGAGTGATCGCCGCCCGCATTGCCGGTCACGCGGCTGATATTGCCAGGAAAATACCGGGAGCCCTGGAATGGGACAATCAGATGTCACGGGCACGCAAATCCCAGGACTGGGAGACCCAGATCCGGCTTGCCATTTACCCGAAGACCGCCGAGAGGCTGCGTCAGGCCAGCCCGCCCCGGGAAAACGCCACCTGCACCATGTGCGGAGAATTCTGCGCCATCAGTGTGGTCAAAGAGTTTTTAAAACCTTCACTGCCGTAA
- the thiE gene encoding thiamine phosphate synthase: MKPTGIKTIQDCFLYALTPPDLEKDSTSWNKVIESIGQGIDLLQLRLKGKTDRQILDLGQQIRRLTREAGIMLIMNDRLDFCQILDADGLHLGQDDIPLEEARKILGPRKIIGVSTHTLAQACEAEQAGADYLGYGPCYLTVTKKDTSPRISFEDITRLRQTLKIPFFVIGGLSLENLPPVVSAGASRIAVSAGIYQTSNIRLTIRHIRQILAQRSA; this comes from the coding sequence ATGAAACCGACTGGCATAAAAACAATTCAAGATTGCTTCCTCTACGCATTAACTCCTCCTGACCTGGAAAAGGACAGCACCTCCTGGAATAAGGTCATTGAGTCCATAGGCCAGGGAATCGATCTTCTTCAACTTCGGCTGAAAGGAAAAACCGATCGCCAGATACTTGACCTCGGTCAGCAAATCCGCCGGTTGACCAGGGAAGCAGGGATAATGCTGATCATGAATGACCGTCTGGATTTTTGTCAAATCCTGGATGCCGATGGCCTGCACCTTGGGCAGGATGACATTCCCCTGGAAGAAGCCAGAAAAATCCTGGGACCGCGCAAGATTATCGGCGTATCCACCCATACTCTTGCGCAGGCATGCGAAGCGGAGCAGGCGGGAGCAGACTACCTTGGATACGGTCCCTGCTATCTGACCGTGACCAAAAAGGACACTTCGCCCAGAATCAGCTTTGAGGATATTACCCGGCTTCGCCAGACCCTGAAGATTCCCTTTTTTGTCATCGGCGGGCTTTCTCTGGAAAACCTGCCTCCCGTTGTATCAGCCGGAGCCAGCCGGATAGCTGTCAGCGCCGGGATTTATCAAACTTCCAACATCCGGCTGACCATCCGGCACATCCGCCAGATCCTCGCCCAGAGGTCAGCCTGA
- a CDS encoding sulfide-dependent adenosine diphosphate thiazole synthase translates to MELDDLVVSKAIIERFSEKLMSYSEIDAAIVGAGPAGLMASYAIARKGLKVAVFERRLSVGGGMWGGGMMFNEIVVQEEGKKILDELGVASREYKTGYFTADSIQTVTTLASYATKAGAQVFNLISVEDVMVREERVIGLVLNWSAVNMAGLHIDPLSIKAETIIDATGHAAELVKILRQKFGARLLTETGEIMGEKPMWADIGEKSILKNTREVYPGVYVVGMAANAVFGAHRMGPIFGGMLLSGLKVAELVAKNNPR, encoded by the coding sequence ATGGAATTAGATGATCTTGTTGTTTCAAAAGCTATCATTGAGCGTTTTTCCGAAAAGCTGATGAGCTACTCAGAGATCGATGCAGCTATTGTCGGGGCTGGCCCGGCAGGGTTGATGGCCTCGTATGCCATTGCCAGGAAGGGATTGAAAGTAGCTGTTTTTGAGAGAAGATTGAGTGTCGGCGGCGGCATGTGGGGCGGCGGGATGATGTTTAACGAGATCGTTGTGCAGGAGGAAGGGAAAAAAATCCTGGATGAGCTCGGTGTTGCCAGCCGTGAATATAAGACCGGCTACTTTACAGCCGACTCGATTCAGACCGTTACTACTCTGGCCTCTTATGCGACCAAAGCGGGAGCTCAGGTTTTCAATCTGATCTCGGTTGAAGATGTCATGGTCCGGGAGGAGCGGGTCATCGGTCTGGTGCTGAACTGGTCAGCAGTCAACATGGCCGGGCTGCACATCGATCCTTTGAGTATCAAGGCTGAAACGATTATCGATGCTACCGGCCACGCAGCCGAGCTGGTCAAGATTCTGCGCCAGAAATTCGGCGCAAGGCTATTGACGGAAACGGGTGAGATTATGGGTGAAAAGCCGATGTGGGCCGATATTGGTGAGAAGAGTATTCTCAAGAATACCAGGGAAGTATACCCCGGCGTATATGTGGTTGGTATGGCTGCCAATGCTGTATTTGGAGCACATCGAATGGGGCCGATCTTCGGCGGCATGCTGCTTTCGGGGTTGAAAGTAGCCGAGCTTGTGGCTAAAAACAATCCGCGATAA